One Streptosporangium becharense genomic window, TGGACGCCCGGTTCTGGCTGGACGGCGCCCGGCTGCTGTGCGTCGGCGACCACGACCTGACCTCGCTGGCGACCGCGATGCTCCACCCCGGCGTCGAGGTCGCCGTCGTCGACGTCGACGAGCGCATCCTCGGCTACATCGCCGGCCACGCCGACCGGCTCGGCCTCGCCGTGCGCACCCGCTGGGCCGACCTCCGCCTGGGGCTGCCCGCCTCCGTGCAGGGCTGGGCCGACCTGGCGATCACCGACCCGCCCTACACCCCCGAGGGGGTCGGGCTGTTCGTCGCCCGAGGCGCGGAGGGGCTGCGCGACCGCGAGCAGGGCCGGATCCTGCTTGCGTACGGCGCGAGCGAGCGCACCCCCGCCCTCGCACTGAAGGTGCAGCAGGCCCTGTCCCGGCTGAACCTGCTCAGCGAGGCCGTCTACCCCGACTTCAACCGTTACCTCGGTGCGGAGGCCATCGGCTCGGCCGCCGACCTGTACGTCCTGCGTCCCACCACGAAGACCTGGCCGGCCGTGACCGCCCGGGTCGAGTCCTCCGGCACCGCCATCTACACGCAGGGCCCGCAGTCGGTGGAGTCCGCGGGCTCCTCTCCCGCCGTGTCTCCCGCCGTGTCTCCCACGGTGTCCCCCGCCGTGCCCGGCGAGACCGGCGATGGTTTCGCACCGCAGGTGCTGGTCGGCGAGTGGCCCCGCGACCTGCTGCCCAAGGTTCCCCGGACCCGGCTGGCGACCTGGCTGGCCAAGCCGCACGCCGGCGACCCGGAGCGGGTGGCGGTCGCCGTGCCGGCCGGGCTGGAGGCGGCGCTGCCCCGGCTGCTGCTGGCCACCCGAGCCCGTGAGGTCCGCCTCACGCTGGCCGCCCCGCCCCGGGACCTGCCCGCCGACCTGCTGTCGGCCGTCTACCGGCTCACCGTCGACGGCCGGACCGTGCGCGCCGTCCGGCTGCCGGCCCCCGAGACGGACGCGGACCGGGTGCTGCGCCGCATCCTGGACAACGCGCACGGCAAGCTCGCCAACACCTGGCGCGAGGCCCTCACCAGGTCGGGGAGCGGGCTGACGAAGAAGCAGGCCCGCGCGGTCGTCGCCGGCGTCGCTCCCTGGGCGGGCGACGTCACCGTGCTGGAGCTGCCCGCCCATCGCCTGCGCGAGCTGCCGGCCGCGGTGGCCCGCTCCCTCGACGCGGCGGGCACGGCCGCGGGAGCGGGGTCAGACCGGGACGACGCGTGAGACGGGAGGGGGCAGCGGAGCCCGGCACCGTCGGCGGCCGTCAGCGCAGCAGGCGGCG contains:
- a CDS encoding bis-aminopropyl spermidine synthase family protein, which produces MESSSPAGPTGASAAGRPDTPDTPGVPTRPATPENPAGTGVPHDPVTELLARAGVDGRRPRGVLAALGEGRWWTLGDLVRRTATSRRTVEALLRAVEPELERSGDRFRLPAPPPSAGVRSLTPADPVEHLLAGHTDLVARLDELIAKAPRGRHTLDHVAATGETVVRRALLMDARFWLDGARLLCVGDHDLTSLATAMLHPGVEVAVVDVDERILGYIAGHADRLGLAVRTRWADLRLGLPASVQGWADLAITDPPYTPEGVGLFVARGAEGLRDREQGRILLAYGASERTPALALKVQQALSRLNLLSEAVYPDFNRYLGAEAIGSAADLYVLRPTTKTWPAVTARVESSGTAIYTQGPQSVESAGSSPAVSPAVSPTVSPAVPGETGDGFAPQVLVGEWPRDLLPKVPRTRLATWLAKPHAGDPERVAVAVPAGLEAALPRLLLATRAREVRLTLAAPPRDLPADLLSAVYRLTVDGRTVRAVRLPAPETDADRVLRRILDNAHGKLANTWREALTRSGSGLTKKQARAVVAGVAPWAGDVTVLELPAHRLRELPAAVARSLDAAGTAAGAGSDRDDA